A portion of the Vulpes vulpes isolate BD-2025 chromosome 5, VulVul3, whole genome shotgun sequence genome contains these proteins:
- the LOC112930635 gene encoding olfactory receptor 9G19-like has product MERSNHTVTEFILVGFTTDPMMQLVLFVVFLGVYSLTVVANATLIVLICNDSRLHTPMYFFIGNLSFLDVWYSSVYTPKILMTCISEDKSISFAGCVCQFFFSAGLAYSECYLLAAMAYDRYAAISNPLLYAQTMSSRLCICLVVYSYTGGFVNAIILTSNTFTLDFCGDNVIDDFFCDVPPLVKLACDVKESYQAVLYFLLASNVITPTALILASYMFIIAAILRIRSTQGRRKAFSTCSSHLVSVTLYYGSILYIYSRPSSSYSLERDKMVSTFYTVLFPMLNPMIYSLRNKDVKEALKKLIWLTQSDV; this is encoded by the coding sequence ATGGAGAGAAGCAATCATACAGTGACTGAATTCATCCTGGTGGGGTTCACGACAGACCCAATGATGCAGCTGGTCCTGTTTGTGGTATTCCTTGGCGTGTACTCTCTGACTGTGGTAGCAAATGCCACCCTCATAGTGTTGATCTGTAATGACTCCCGGCTGCACACAcccatgtattttttcattgGGAATCTATCTTTTCTGGATGTCTGGTATTCTTCCGTCTACACACCAAAGATCCTCATGACCTGCATCTCTGAAGACAAAAGCATCTCCTTTGCTGGCTGTGTATGTCAGTTCTTCTTCTCTGCTGGGTTGGCATATAGTGAGTGTTACCTGTTGGCCGCCATGGCTTATGACCGCTATGCAGCCATTTCCAACCCCCTACTGTATGCTCAGACCATGTCAAGTAGACTGTGCATCTGTTTGGTTGTATACTCCTATACTGGAGGTTTTGTCAATGCAATAATACTTACCAGTAACACATTCACATTGGATTTTTGTGGTGACAATGTCATTGACGATTTTTTCTGTGATGTCCCACCACTGGTGAAATTGGCATGTGATGTTAAGGAAAGCTATCAGGCTGTGTTGTACTTCCTCCTGGCCTCCAATGTCATCACTCCCACGGCGCTCATCCTTGCTTCCTACATGTTCATCATTGCTGCCATCTTGAGGATCCGCTCTACCCAGGGCCGTCGCAAGGCCTTCTCCACATGCTCCTCCCACCTGGTCTCAGTCACTTTGTACTATGGCTCCATTCTCTACATCTACTCTCGCCCAAGTTCCAGCTATTCCCTTGAGAGGGACAAAATGGTATCAACATTTTATACTGTGCTATTCCCCATGTTGAATCCCATGATCTATAGTCTAAGGAATAAGGATGTGAAAGAAGCTCTGAAAAAGCTCATCTGGTTAACACAATCAGATGTCTAA